One region of Nothobranchius furzeri strain GRZ-AD chromosome 16, NfurGRZ-RIMD1, whole genome shotgun sequence genomic DNA includes:
- the mto1 gene encoding protein MTO1 homolog, mitochondrial, which produces MLTKKLQPVQSFLSLVSRSVGHFPRQHYDVIVVGGGHAGTEAAAAAARLGAETLLITQKIHTIGALSCNPSLGGVGKGHLVREVDALDGLCGRAGDWAGISFSILNRRKGPAVWGPRAQLDRQRYREFMQSELLSTPRLTVMEGSVEELLVTDPNPEQPGQHRVNGICLANSSHPISASSVVLTTGTFLSGSLFIGQTTSPGGRIGDAPSSAGLSHTLRERLGLKVGRLRTGTPPRIVKDSVDLSLATLNPPDSSPTPFSFMNTHTRCRPEEQLPCYLTYTTPGVERVVRESLHLNCHIQQDAKGPRYCPSIESRVLRFPGRRHQVWLEPEGLTSDLLYPQGLSMTMPPDVQLRLIREIPPLHKAEIHMPGYGVQYDFVCPTQLSPSLQVKSTQGLFLAGQINGTTGYEEAAAQGLWAGVNAGRRALSKPPVALSRTESYIGVLIDDLVSRGVTEPYRMFTSRAEFRTSLRPDNADLRLTLKGFELGCVSSSRHQKAVRVKNSLQDALAALQALSLSTTSWKRKIPDVHVSEANSNMLSGIEMLQYKDVSFQVLASIFPEVLLPFMEFSQRLKIEAVYRPHCESNKREIQRIQEEENMSLPEDIDYLSLPVSLSQEVREVLHRARPSTLGAATRLEGITPAAVVNLFNYVCFAEKRKKTSHGNQRRQKEGREEELCASLPQ; this is translated from the exons ATGTTGACAAAGAAGCTTCAGCCTGTGCAGAGCTTCCTGTCGCTGGTTTCCAGAAGTGTGGGTCACTTCCCCAGACAGCACTATGATGTCATCGTGGTGGGTGGGGGTCACGCGGGGACGGAGGCGGCGGCTGCAGCAGCAAGACTGGGAGCCGAGACTCTCCTGATCACACAGAAAATACACACCATCG GTGCGCTGTCCTGTAACCCGTCTCTGGGTGGAGTGGGTAAAGGTCATCTCGTGAGGGAGGTAGACGCTTTAGACGGACTGTGTGGGAGAGCCGGAGACTGGGCCGGGATCAGCTTCTCCATCCTGAATCGTCGAAAAGGACCTGCTGTTTGGGGGCCAAGGGCACAGCTGGACCGTCAACGCTACAGGGAGTTTAtgcag TCAGAGCTGCTGTCCACTCCCAGGCTGACGGTGATGGAGGGGTCGGTGGAGGAGCTGCTGGTTACAGATCCAAACCCGGAACAACCTGGACAACACAGAGTTAATGGGATCTGTTTGG CAAACAGCAGCCATCCCATCTCTGCATCCTCAGTGGTTCTTACCACTGGTACCTTCCTGTCCGGGTCGCTCTTTATAGGCCAGACTACATCCCCTGGAGGTCGGATTGGAGACGCTCCATCAAGCGCGGGGTTGTCCCACACGTTGAGGGAGAGGCTGGGGTTAAAGGTCGGAAGGCTGAGGACCGGGACACCTCCGAGGATCGTGAAGGATTCGGTGGATCTGTCTTTGGCCACACTTAACCCTCCTGACAGCAGTCCAACTCCGTTTAGTTTCATGAACACCCACACACGCTGTAGG CCAGAGGAGCAGCTGCCTTGCTACCTGACCTACACGACTCCTGGTGTGGAGAGAGTTGTGAGGGAGAGTCTTCATCTCAACTGTCACATACAGCAGGACGCCAAAGGCCcccg GTACTGTCCCTCCATCGAGTCAAGGGTGCTGCGCTTTCCTGGCCGAAGACACCAGGTGTGGCTGGAGCCCGAGgggttgacctctgaccttttatACCCACAGGGTCTGTCTATGACCATGCCACCTGATGTGCAGCTCCGCCTCATTAGAGAAATCCCTCCCCTGCACAAAGCAGAGATCCACATGCCCG GTTACGGGGTGCAGTATGACTTTGTGTGTCCCACCCAGCTGAGCCCTTCTCTGCAAGTGAAGAGCACTCAGGGCCTGTTTCTGGCCGGTCAGATCAACGGGACGACGGGTTACGAGGAGGCAGCAGCACAG GGCTTGTGGGCGGGGGTGAACGCTGGCCGCCGGGCCCTCTCCAAGCCTCCGGTGGCGCTGTCCCGAACTGAGAGCTACATCGGCGTCCTCATCGACGATCTGGTGAGTCGGGGAGTTACGGAGCCGTATCGCATGTTCACCAGCCGAGCTGAGTTTAGAACATCGCTGAGGCCAGACAACGCCGACCTGCGCCTCACGCTGAAAG GGTTTGAGTTGGGATGCGTGTCCTCCTCACGACACCAGAAGGCCGTGCGAGTAAAAAACAGCCTCCAAGATGCGCTGGCAGCCCTGCAGGCTCTCTCTCTGTCCACGACCAGCTGGAAGAGGAAGATACCTGACGTCCATGTGAGCGAGGCCAACAGCAACATGCTGAG TGGGATAGAAATGCTGCAGTACAAGGACGTGTCCTTCCAAGTGCTGGCCTCCATTTTTCCAGAAGTCCTTTTGCCTTTCATGGAATTCTCCCAAAGACTGAAGATAGAAG CCGTGTACCGGCCTCACTGTGAGTCCAACAAAAGGGAGATCCAGAGAATCCAGGAGGAGGAGAACATGTCTCTGCCTGAAGACATCGATTACCTGTCCCTGCCCGTGTCTCTGTCTCAGGAGGTCAGAGAGGTTCTGCACCGAGCTCGACCAAGCACC CTGGGCGCCGCGACGCGTCTGGAAGGAATAACTCCTGCTGCGGTCGTCAATCTCTTCAACTACGTGTGCTTTGCAGAGAAACGGAAGAAAACATCGCACGGAAACCAGCGACGCCAAAAGGAGGGGAGAGAAGAGGAGCTGTGTGCATCCTTACCTCAGTGA
- the LOC107387947 gene encoding tectonic-3 isoform X2, whose product MTRFWCLFWLHVYIASYGGVGARAAADQGTAGAVDTPPTIGGPFSSATSAPGGSGVTEQATRPPALDSMITTTPDSMVTNTQDSLVTAPRDSMVTNTQDSLVTAPRDSMVTTNPSITEAPSPTTTVQTVISGEGCLCDLTPDFCDIGCCCDTADCDAANLTAIFTGCSPAVISEVCVEKWLMFRANVDSSLVTVTDTMFCVRSKAAAPQSLPSLHESPALGDSYHFSPSGHMFIRHSRHFYRADDVIQTFFSNSSVRGLLRQPSAGAASAFCFNRNPARFLRSSLLTCTRMVTPQSCTTDSSLSAHSYTSPMSLIKIPINETVTPSDFLIPVIPLGQWPAPVKMNNSCLNVVEKVEFTIGFTSRGELSNASVSVVLTDRTLHQQLLQTHSVQFQLTTPSPTPARATPAVGYRVGSLVFGHFEGEVKPVTTLGPSQGGECSPVPRSAVLFTHNTISGCTFISLARNCTELRSRIYEILQGPAAPDMMAMNSGSQPDWTRVIRRECPISPQETCDSGCVLPLSLSVQVLWARQGFTDVPQSYILGAKFLFHCQKVKCPSTFPLALTTRVVFVETTVYPEVPRGSPQPHA is encoded by the exons ATGACGcgtttctggtgtttgttttggcTCCATGTTTACATCGCTTCCTATGGAGGAGTTGGGGCTCGCGCAGCTGCAGACCAGGGGACCGCTGGGGCTGTGGACACCCCTCCGACAATAGGGGGGCCCTTCAGCTCAGCCACATCGGCTCCGGGGGGTTCGGGAGTCACTGAGCAGGCAACCCGTCCGCCCGCTTTGGACTCCATGATAACTACTACACCGGACTCCATGGTAACCAATACACAGGACTCCCTGGTAACAGCTCCACGGGACTCCATGGTAACCAATACACAGGACTCCCTGGTAACAGCTCCACGGGACTCCATGGTAACTACTAATCCCTCCATAACTGAGGCTCCATCACCTACAACCACCGTCCAGACCGTGATATCTGGAGAAG GTTGTCTCTGCGATTTAACGCCTGATTTTTGTGACATTGGCTGCTGTTGTGACACAGCTGATTGTGATGCTGCCAACCTAACAGCCATCTTCACTGGATGTTCACCAGCAGTTAT ATCTGAAGTCTGCGTTGAGAAGTGGCTCATGTTCAGAGCCAACGTTGATTCATCTCTTGTCACCGTCACTGACACCATGTTTTGTGTGCGTTCCAaag ctgctgctccTCAGTCTCTCCCTTCCCTCCATGAGAGTCCAGCTTTAGGAGACTCGTACCACTTCTCACCATCAGGACACATGTTCATCAGGCACAGCAGGCACTTCTACAGG GCCGATGATGTTATCCAGACGTTTTTCTCCAACTCCTCTGTCCGTGGTCTCCTTCGTCAACCTTCTGCTGGAgcagcttctgctttctgcttcaACCGCAACCCTGCAA GGTTTCTTAGGTCTTCGTTGCTGACTTGTACCCGCATGGTGACTCCCCAGTCTTGCACCACAGATTCGAGTCTCAGCGCTCACTCCTACACTTCACCCATGAGTCTGATAAAG ATTCCAATCAACGAAACTGTGACTCCATCAGATTTTCTG ATCCCAGTCATTCCACTGGGCCAGTGGCCTGCACCAGTAAAAATGAACAACTCCTGTTTAAATGTTGTGGAAAAG GTGGAGTTTACCATCGGCTTCACGAGCAGAGGGGAGCTGTCCAACGCTTCGGTCAGCGTGGTTTTGACTGATCGGACTCTCCATCAGCAGCTGCTACAAACACACTCTGTGCAGTTCCAG CTGACCACTCCCAGCCCCACTCCAGCAAGGGCGACACCTGCTGTCGGATATCGAGTGGGGTCTCTGGTTTTTGGTCACTTTGAAGGAGAAGTGAAACCC GTGACCACACTTGGACCGTCACAGGGTGGGGAGTGTTCTCCTGTTCCCAGATCAGCCGTCCTCTTCACACACAACACCATCTCTGGCTGCACATTCAT TTCCCTGGCCAGGAACTGCACCGAGCTGCGTTCACGGATTTATGAGATCTTACAAGGACCGGCTGCTCCTGACATGATGGCCATGAACTCAGGCTCCCAGCCGGACTGGACCAGAGTAATCAGGCGAGAGTGTCCCATCAGCCCGCAG GAAACGTGTGACTCCGGCTGCGTCCTCCCACTCTCCCTCTCGGTCCAAGTGCTGTGGGCTCGCCAGGGTTTCACCGACGTTCCTCAGAGCTACATCCTGGGAGCCAAGTTTCTCTTCCACTGTCAAAAAGTCAAG TGTCCTTCTACGTTTCCTCTCGCCCTGACAACCAGAGTTGTGTTTGTTGAGACCACTGTTTACCCAGAAGTCCCCAGAGGATCGCCTCAGCCTCACGCTTAG
- the LOC107387947 gene encoding tectonic-3 isoform X1, producing MTRFWCLFWLHVYIASYGGVGARAAADQGTAGAVDTPPTIGGPFSSATSAPGGSGVTEQATRPPALDSMITTTPDSMVTNTQDSLVTAPRDSMVTNTQDSLVTAPRDSMVTTNPSITEAPSPTTTVQTVISGEGCLCDLTPDFCDIGCCCDTADCDAANLTAIFTGCSPAVIRSEVCVEKWLMFRANVDSSLVTVTDTMFCVRSKAAAPQSLPSLHESPALGDSYHFSPSGHMFIRHSRHFYRADDVIQTFFSNSSVRGLLRQPSAGAASAFCFNRNPARFLRSSLLTCTRMVTPQSCTTDSSLSAHSYTSPMSLIKIPINETVTPSDFLIPVIPLGQWPAPVKMNNSCLNVVEKVEFTIGFTSRGELSNASVSVVLTDRTLHQQLLQTHSVQFQLTTPSPTPARATPAVGYRVGSLVFGHFEGEVKPVTTLGPSQGGECSPVPRSAVLFTHNTISGCTFISLARNCTELRSRIYEILQGPAAPDMMAMNSGSQPDWTRVIRRECPISPQETCDSGCVLPLSLSVQVLWARQGFTDVPQSYILGAKFLFHCQKVKCPSTFPLALTTRVVFVETTVYPEVPRGSPQPHA from the exons ATGACGcgtttctggtgtttgttttggcTCCATGTTTACATCGCTTCCTATGGAGGAGTTGGGGCTCGCGCAGCTGCAGACCAGGGGACCGCTGGGGCTGTGGACACCCCTCCGACAATAGGGGGGCCCTTCAGCTCAGCCACATCGGCTCCGGGGGGTTCGGGAGTCACTGAGCAGGCAACCCGTCCGCCCGCTTTGGACTCCATGATAACTACTACACCGGACTCCATGGTAACCAATACACAGGACTCCCTGGTAACAGCTCCACGGGACTCCATGGTAACCAATACACAGGACTCCCTGGTAACAGCTCCACGGGACTCCATGGTAACTACTAATCCCTCCATAACTGAGGCTCCATCACCTACAACCACCGTCCAGACCGTGATATCTGGAGAAG GTTGTCTCTGCGATTTAACGCCTGATTTTTGTGACATTGGCTGCTGTTGTGACACAGCTGATTGTGATGCTGCCAACCTAACAGCCATCTTCACTGGATGTTCACCAGCAGTTAT CAGATCTGAAGTCTGCGTTGAGAAGTGGCTCATGTTCAGAGCCAACGTTGATTCATCTCTTGTCACCGTCACTGACACCATGTTTTGTGTGCGTTCCAaag ctgctgctccTCAGTCTCTCCCTTCCCTCCATGAGAGTCCAGCTTTAGGAGACTCGTACCACTTCTCACCATCAGGACACATGTTCATCAGGCACAGCAGGCACTTCTACAGG GCCGATGATGTTATCCAGACGTTTTTCTCCAACTCCTCTGTCCGTGGTCTCCTTCGTCAACCTTCTGCTGGAgcagcttctgctttctgcttcaACCGCAACCCTGCAA GGTTTCTTAGGTCTTCGTTGCTGACTTGTACCCGCATGGTGACTCCCCAGTCTTGCACCACAGATTCGAGTCTCAGCGCTCACTCCTACACTTCACCCATGAGTCTGATAAAG ATTCCAATCAACGAAACTGTGACTCCATCAGATTTTCTG ATCCCAGTCATTCCACTGGGCCAGTGGCCTGCACCAGTAAAAATGAACAACTCCTGTTTAAATGTTGTGGAAAAG GTGGAGTTTACCATCGGCTTCACGAGCAGAGGGGAGCTGTCCAACGCTTCGGTCAGCGTGGTTTTGACTGATCGGACTCTCCATCAGCAGCTGCTACAAACACACTCTGTGCAGTTCCAG CTGACCACTCCCAGCCCCACTCCAGCAAGGGCGACACCTGCTGTCGGATATCGAGTGGGGTCTCTGGTTTTTGGTCACTTTGAAGGAGAAGTGAAACCC GTGACCACACTTGGACCGTCACAGGGTGGGGAGTGTTCTCCTGTTCCCAGATCAGCCGTCCTCTTCACACACAACACCATCTCTGGCTGCACATTCAT TTCCCTGGCCAGGAACTGCACCGAGCTGCGTTCACGGATTTATGAGATCTTACAAGGACCGGCTGCTCCTGACATGATGGCCATGAACTCAGGCTCCCAGCCGGACTGGACCAGAGTAATCAGGCGAGAGTGTCCCATCAGCCCGCAG GAAACGTGTGACTCCGGCTGCGTCCTCCCACTCTCCCTCTCGGTCCAAGTGCTGTGGGCTCGCCAGGGTTTCACCGACGTTCCTCAGAGCTACATCCTGGGAGCCAAGTTTCTCTTCCACTGTCAAAAAGTCAAG TGTCCTTCTACGTTTCCTCTCGCCCTGACAACCAGAGTTGTGTTTGTTGAGACCACTGTTTACCCAGAAGTCCCCAGAGGATCGCCTCAGCCTCACGCTTAG